One window of the Rosa rugosa chromosome 3, drRosRugo1.1, whole genome shotgun sequence genome contains the following:
- the LOC133740196 gene encoding acetylserotonin O-methyltransferase-like produces MEDTQREPTLEEKREERAKVEVWNYVLGFSKIAVVKCAIELGIADAIESHGSPMTLLELSATLKCDPSSLYRIMRFLVHQKIFKEVQPKIPSGPKIYSQSPLSRCLLKSGENSMAALILLESSPVMLASWHGLSARILGNGTSTPAFEAVHGEDLWSFAAANPGHSELINKAMACDARLALPALIESCLEVFNGIETIVDVGGGNGTTLGMLVKACPWITRGINFDLPHVVSVAEESDRVENIGGDMFDCIPKADAAIIKWVLHDWGDEECIRILKKCMEAIPEDKGKVIILEAVIEEDEIKDELTDVRLMLDMAMMAHTSTGKERTLKEWGYVLGEAGFSRHTVTPINAVQSVIQAFP; encoded by the exons ATGGAAGATACACAAAGAGAGCCAACTTTGGAAGAGAAACGAGAGGAACGTGCCAAAGTGGAAGTGTGGAATTATGTGCTTGGGTTTTCAAAAATTGCAGTGGTAAAATGTGCCATTGAGCTTGGAATAGCTGATGCTATTGAAAGCCATGGAAGCCCCATGACACTCTTAGAGCTATCGGCAACTCTTAAGTGCGATCCTTCTTCCCTTTACCGCATCATGAGGTTCCTAGTTCACCAGAAAATATTCAAAGAAGTCCAACCCAAAATCCCATCAGGCCCCAAAATTTATTCACAATCACCTTTGTCCCGCTGCCTACTAAAATCCGGTGAAAATAGCATGGCTGCATTGATTTTGCTGGAGAGTAGTCCAGTAATGCTAGCATCATGGCATGGCCTTAGTGCCCGTATTCTAGGCAATGGCACCAGTACTCCCGCATTTGAGGCAGTACATGGTGAGGATTTATGGAGCTTTGCAGCGGCTAATCCCGGTCACAGCGAGCTTATCAACAAAGCAATGGCTTGTGATGCAAGATTGGCACTGCCTGCACTGATTGAGAGTTGTTTAGAGGTTTTCAATGGGATTGAGACCATAGTGGATGTGGGTGGTGGTAATGGAACTACTTTAGGCATGTTGGTTAAGGCCTGTCCTTGGATTACTCGAGGGATCAATTTTGATCTTCCTCATGTTGTATCTGTTGCTGAGGAGAGTGATCGAGTGGAGAATATTGGAGGAGACATGTTTGATTGTATTCCAAAGGCCGATGCTGCAATTATCAAA TGGGTTCTTCATGACTGGGGAGATGAGGAGTGCATCCGTATACTGAAGAAATGTATGGAAGCAATTCCTGAGGACAAAGGGAAGGTGATAATTCTGGAAGCTGTTattgaagaagatgagatcaaagACGAGCTAACCGATGTGAGATTGATGCTAGACATGGCGATGATGGCTCATACTAGCACTGGCAAAGAGAGGACCTTGAAGGAATGGGGATATGTTCTTGGGGAAGCTGGTTTTAGCCGACACACGGTCACACCTATTAATGCTGTCCAATCTGTTATCCAGGCTTTTCCATAA